In Panicum virgatum strain AP13 chromosome 4N, P.virgatum_v5, whole genome shotgun sequence, a single window of DNA contains:
- the LOC120670132 gene encoding uncharacterized protein LOC120670132 isoform X2 → MSSPALLGHATTLTLPTTGASARLLRPDARLLLVRGLSSAAAATPHAAASPGLACSRHSSVAAAPSTSPQRAGGGGSSDLVALTLTAACKREAEFLEKYFDSARKKLPESMASLRLVGRELGDLAADLSDLSQELTKGVRSSMSIVHTADAQLRQRIPPALPGSARRMSNQKNVAEDPLLASTLRDLRELIADIRSGLGATAGIAGLFMWVSNFGSKRSKKRL, encoded by the exons ATGTCTTCGCCTGCGCTCCTCGGCCACGCCACAACGCTCACGCTCCCgaccaccggcgcctccgcgcgCCTCCTTCGTCCTGACGCCCGGCTACTCCTTGTCCGCGGTTTATCCAGTGCCGCCGCTGCGACGCCTCACGCCGCCGCATCCCCGGGCCTCGCCTGCTCCCGCCACTCATCCGTGGCTGCCGCCCCCTCCACCTCCCCACaacgcgcaggcggcggcggcagcagcgaccTCGTGGCGCTCACCCTCACCGCG GCATGTAAGAGGGAGGCAGAGTTTCTCGAGAAATACTTTGATTCAGCAAGAAAGAAACTACCTGAATCTATGGCTTCATTGAGACTGGTTGGAAGGGAGCTTGGAGACTTGGCTGCGGATCTTAGTGATTTAAG TCAAGAATTGACCAAGGGTGTAAGAAGTTCCATGAGCATTGTTCATACTGCCGATGCTCAACTTCGCCAGCGGATACCCCCTGCCCTGCCAG GATCCGCGCGGAGGATGTCTAATCAGAAGAACGTGGCAGAGGACCCATTGCTGGCTAGCACCTTGAGAGATCTGCGTGAGTTGATTGCAGACATCCGATCAGGATTAGGAGCAACGGCTGGCATCGCCGGCCTTTTCATGTGGGTCTCAAACTTTGGTTCAAAGCGCAGTAAGAAACGTTTATAG
- the LOC120670132 gene encoding uncharacterized protein LOC120670132 isoform X1: MSSPALLGHATTLTLPTTGASARLLRPDARLLLVRGLSSAAAATPHAAASPGLACSRHSSVAAAPSTSPQRAGGGGSSDLVALTLTAVAVSACLIFFAAIRSMLACKREAEFLEKYFDSARKKLPESMASLRLVGRELGDLAADLSDLSQELTKGVRSSMSIVHTADAQLRQRIPPALPGSARRMSNQKNVAEDPLLASTLRDLRELIADIRSGLGATAGIAGLFMWVSNFGSKRSKKRL, from the exons ATGTCTTCGCCTGCGCTCCTCGGCCACGCCACAACGCTCACGCTCCCgaccaccggcgcctccgcgcgCCTCCTTCGTCCTGACGCCCGGCTACTCCTTGTCCGCGGTTTATCCAGTGCCGCCGCTGCGACGCCTCACGCCGCCGCATCCCCGGGCCTCGCCTGCTCCCGCCACTCATCCGTGGCTGCCGCCCCCTCCACCTCCCCACaacgcgcaggcggcggcggcagcagcgaccTCGTGGCGCTCACCCTCACCGCG GTTGCAGTATCTGCATGCTTGATATTCTTTGCAGCAATTCGCTCTATGCTG GCATGTAAGAGGGAGGCAGAGTTTCTCGAGAAATACTTTGATTCAGCAAGAAAGAAACTACCTGAATCTATGGCTTCATTGAGACTGGTTGGAAGGGAGCTTGGAGACTTGGCTGCGGATCTTAGTGATTTAAG TCAAGAATTGACCAAGGGTGTAAGAAGTTCCATGAGCATTGTTCATACTGCCGATGCTCAACTTCGCCAGCGGATACCCCCTGCCCTGCCAG GATCCGCGCGGAGGATGTCTAATCAGAAGAACGTGGCAGAGGACCCATTGCTGGCTAGCACCTTGAGAGATCTGCGTGAGTTGATTGCAGACATCCGATCAGGATTAGGAGCAACGGCTGGCATCGCCGGCCTTTTCATGTGGGTCTCAAACTTTGGTTCAAAGCGCAGTAAGAAACGTTTATAG
- the LOC120670131 gene encoding shikimate kinase 2, chloroplastic-like, with the protein MEVGASMAMQARAPGAGAGAGGRRGAFLGWEKQARVGSLRVGGAAGAAAVAVRAPGTKSVAPLCCVRASRGSSHNSVDEALLLKRKSEEVLFHLNGRCIYLVGMMGSGKSTVGKILAEVLGYSCFDSDKLVEQAVGMPSVAQIFKVHSEAFFRENESNVLRDLSSMRRLVVATGGGAVIRPINWNYMKKGLSVWLDVPLDALAKRIAQVGTASRPLLDQPSDDPYTVAFTKLSMLAEQRGEAYANADARVSLEEIAAKQGHSDVSKLTPTDIAIEALLQIGNFVTEHPTIHGQVGDLQVDSQSRRIQTL; encoded by the exons ATGGAGGTGGGCGCTAGCATGGCGATGCAGGCACGCGCGCCTGGCGCCGGTGCCGGGGCCGGCGGGCGCCGAGGCGCGTTCCTCGGCTGGGAGAAGCAGGCCCGGGTGGGGAGCCTGCGGGTTGGAGGAGCTGCCGGAGCGGCAGCCGTGGCTGTGCGGGCTCCCGGGACCAAGTCCGTCGCCCCGCTCTGCTGCGTCAGGGCATCGCGAG GGAGCTCCCATAACTCAGTTGACGAGGCCCTCTTGTTAAAG AGGAAATCAGAAGAAGTTCTGTTCCACTTGAATGGGCGGTGCATTTATCTAGTTG GAATGATGGGCTCTGGAAAGAGCACGGTGGGAAAGATATTGGCTGAAGTTCTGGGGTATTCATGCTTTGACAGCGATAAGTTGGTAGAACAAGCAGTTGGCATGCCTTCCGTAGCTCAAATATTTAAGGTTCATAGTGAAGCATTTTTCAGAGAGAATGAG AGTAATGTCTTGAGGGATTTGTCCTCAATGCGGAGAttagttgttgcaactggaggtGGTGCTGTTATTAGGCCAATCAACTG GAATTACATGAAGAAAGGTCTATCTGTTTGGTTGGATGTGCCTTTGGACGCACTTGCAAAACGTATTGCTCAAGTGGGGACTGCTTCTCGCCCTCTCCTAGACCAGCCATCTGACGATCCATACACAGTG GCTTTCACGAAACTGAGCATGCTTGCGGAGCAAAGAGGTGAGGCTTATGCGAACGCCGATGCAAGAGTGTCTCTTGAAG AGATTGCAGCTAAGCAGGGCCACAGTGATGTTTCTAAGCTGACACCGACTGATATCGCCATCGAG GCGCTACTCCAGATTGGAAACTTCGTCACTGAACATCCCACAATCCATGGCCAAGTTGGCGACTTGCAAGTCGATTCTCAGAGCCGCAGGATTCAGACCTTGTAG